A genomic window from Caldicellulosiruptor kronotskyensis 2002 includes:
- a CDS encoding transposase: protein MDKIKISSSDFDEAVLKFKELCDGYLSKYPRFIKAISEKAEFYLAHMKYPEELRKHIYTTNAVESVNSMIEKTRSKFRWILSDCQSLRN from the coding sequence TTGGACAAAATCAAAATCTCTTCTTCTGATTTCGATGAAGCTGTACTGAAATTTAAAGAACTTTGCGATGGATACCTTTCAAAATATCCACGATTTATTAAAGCAATATCAGAAAAAGCAGAGTTTTATCTTGCCCATATGAAATACCCTGAGGAATTAAGGAAGCATATTTATACCACAAACGCCGTTGAAAGTGTAAACAGCATGATTGAAAAGACAAGAAGTAAATTCAGGTGGATACTTTCAGACTGCCAAAGTCTTAGAAATTAA
- a CDS encoding transposase, producing the protein MIQTKRIAHKCFCSHHRRLFKSEVKDNSKVKQATCYVVLGIDSRKVKKISLVFCPFFGKENKADWMKVFDDLITRGLKEVLIVISDDFPGIIDAVKLAYPLADHQLCFVHLQRNVRKHMTIDLAFSF; encoded by the coding sequence ATTATTCAAACAAAGAGAATTGCCCACAAGTGCTTTTGCTCTCATCATCGACGGTTATTCAAAAGTGAAGTTAAGGACAATTCTAAAGTTAAACAAGCTACTTGTTATGTTGTCCTTGGTATCGACTCAAGAAAGGTAAAAAAGATATCTTTGGTATTCTGCCCTTTCTTCGGCAAAGAAAATAAGGCTGATTGGATGAAAGTTTTTGACGATTTAATTACAAGAGGTCTTAAAGAAGTTTTAATTGTCATAAGTGATGATTTCCCTGGTATTATAGATGCTGTCAAACTTGCTTATCCTCTTGCTGACCATCAACTGTGTTTTGTTCACCTCCAACGTAATGTCAGAAAACATATGACAATAGATTTAGCTTTCAGCTTTTAA
- the istB gene encoding IS21-like element ISCbe3 family helper ATPase IstB produces MSNYVKLLNNLEELGLHNIKNNLDKYLDLVASGEKSMTDALYELSNLEIKAKEERAILGCVRVANFPFIKGIEDFDFSFQPSINKQQIMDLMSLRFLEGNENILFVGTPGVGKTHLATAIGIECAKRRYSTYFIHFQELIAQLKKALIENRLEYRLKHFSKYKVLIIDEIGYLPIDNDGANLFFQLISSRYEKSSTIITTNVVFSEWGEIFGGATIANAILDRLLHHSYVIFIKGPSYRLQSKTAYFSNTNQQS; encoded by the coding sequence ATGAGCAACTATGTGAAACTACTTAACAACTTAGAAGAGTTAGGTCTTCACAACATAAAGAATAACCTTGACAAATACTTAGATTTAGTGGCAAGCGGAGAAAAAAGTATGACAGATGCATTATATGAACTTAGTAATTTAGAGATAAAAGCCAAAGAAGAAAGGGCGATATTAGGATGTGTGAGGGTGGCAAATTTCCCATTTATAAAAGGTATAGAAGATTTTGATTTTTCATTTCAGCCAAGTATAAACAAGCAACAGATAATGGACTTAATGAGTTTGAGATTTTTAGAAGGTAATGAAAATATACTATTTGTCGGAACACCAGGGGTAGGGAAAACGCATCTAGCCACAGCAATAGGTATAGAGTGTGCAAAACGAAGGTATTCAACGTATTTTATACATTTTCAAGAGTTAATAGCTCAGCTAAAAAAAGCACTGATAGAGAACAGATTAGAATACAGGCTTAAACATTTTTCAAAATATAAAGTTTTAATAATAGATGAGATAGGTTATTTGCCAATAGACAATGATGGAGCAAATTTATTTTTCCAGCTGATATCGAGCAGATATGAGAAGAGCAGTACAATAATAACAACTAATGTTGTATTCTCAGAATGGGGAGAGATATTTGGTGGAGCGACAATAGCAAATGCAATTTTAGATAGGCTACTGCATCATTCTTACGTGATTTTTATAAAAGGTCCTTCATACAGGTTACAGTCAAAAACAGCATATTTTAGCAATACAAACCAGCAAAGTTAA
- the csx1 gene encoding CRISPR-associated CARF protein Csx1, producing MKVIYQVGRLDDPKKSTQEFCIKNFLGEKVNESGRAELSSFVLRDFFRKRGDEAKTVIVYPASIVFNKFLQNYIQPEELKNELLDIFTNPSSYFKNPYEFLDRIQLETSKDEKIIVHSLGEYLGWNFDANYDDIVLEILLDMIERYLNGELEELYLDISSGHNIYISAILEAARHFAVFSNLMEWMDVHKLPKIFLVFSDPIIGSSANNFEIHIQQQNFTAFFSSPVKRKEAAEFNFSFLRNIYPDPENKQIKGQEAVKVKQQVREKRKKLREKIEMFCLLFSAIKNNVPLYLYYQHYHSVNEIKDEILQLIENAKEKLSSDYQKSPNLNKRAYIDAILSLGFYIGIVNVLEKYNITMFCQDTGIDLDLIKRNFFEIYTIFRLPTNYVMLSNEISNTQKMLEQIGDIDNWTGLYKIIDPQKLPGEPIDRNYFAHSGFERNVTEIRTDGKNTFVRYAFNTNLNVINCWLKDRIE from the coding sequence ATGAAAGTAATATATCAGGTAGGAAGGCTTGATGATCCCAAGAAATCTACTCAAGAATTTTGTATAAAGAACTTTCTGGGCGAAAAGGTAAATGAAAGCGGCAGAGCTGAACTTTCGTCGTTTGTTTTGAGAGATTTTTTTCGAAAAAGAGGAGATGAGGCAAAAACTGTAATTGTGTATCCTGCAAGCATAGTTTTTAATAAATTTCTTCAAAACTACATACAACCGGAAGAACTGAAAAATGAGCTTTTGGATATTTTTACAAACCCTTCAAGTTATTTTAAAAACCCCTATGAATTTTTAGACAGAATACAGCTTGAGACAAGTAAGGATGAAAAGATTATTGTACACTCTCTTGGGGAGTATTTGGGATGGAACTTTGATGCAAACTATGATGATATTGTGCTTGAGATTCTGCTTGATATGATAGAAAGATACTTAAATGGTGAATTAGAAGAGCTATACCTTGACATATCAAGCGGGCACAATATTTATATTTCTGCAATTTTAGAGGCAGCAAGACACTTTGCTGTATTTTCTAATCTTATGGAGTGGATGGATGTGCACAAATTGCCAAAGATTTTTTTAGTATTTTCTGACCCGATTATAGGCAGTTCTGCAAACAATTTCGAAATACATATTCAACAACAAAATTTTACAGCATTTTTTTCTTCGCCAGTTAAACGAAAAGAGGCTGCAGAGTTCAACTTTTCATTTTTGAGAAATATTTATCCCGACCCAGAAAATAAGCAAATAAAAGGGCAAGAAGCAGTAAAGGTCAAGCAGCAGGTAAGAGAAAAAAGAAAAAAGCTCAGGGAAAAGATAGAGATGTTTTGTCTTTTGTTTTCGGCTATAAAAAACAACGTGCCACTTTATCTTTACTATCAGCACTACCACAGTGTAAATGAAATTAAAGATGAAATTTTACAACTTATCGAAAATGCCAAAGAAAAGCTCAGTAGCGACTACCAAAAATCACCAAATCTTAACAAAAGGGCTTATATAGATGCCATTTTGAGTTTAGGGTTTTACATAGGAATTGTAAATGTGCTTGAAAAATATAATATCACTATGTTCTGCCAGGACACAGGAATTGATCTTGATTTGATTAAGAGAAACTTTTTTGAGATTTATACAATATTTAGGCTTCCGACAAACTATGTGATGTTGAGCAATGAAATATCAAATACACAAAAGATGTTAGAACAAATTGGTGACATAGATAACTGGACAGGTCTTTATAAAATAATTGACCCTCAAAAGTTGCCAGGCGAACCTATTGACAGGAATTACTTTGCACACAGCGGATTTGAAAGAAATGTTACAGAGATAAGAACAGATGGAAAAAATACATTTGTAAGATATGCGTTTAATACAAATTTAAACGTAATTAACTGCTGGCTGAAAGACAGGATAGAGTAG
- a CDS encoding DUF1848 domain-containing protein has product MIISASRRTDIPAFFGDWFINRIKEGFAMYRNPIRPSQVFAVSLLPEDVDAIVFWTKNPKNFLDKLKYLEDYIYYFQFTITPYGKDIEPNIPQKDEVVQTFIELSNLIGKKRVIWRYDPIIISDKMPLDYHKEEFEKLCEKLSLYTQKCIISYVDFYSKAEENLSKIKARKLEDKELLNLFDELASIARKYNLSIEMCAEDIEACHLGITKAHCVDGKLINELRKEKGFCDVREYKKDSNQRKACGCVQSIDIGIFNTCKHFCTYCYANFSKNSILKNIQKYGINSPLLCSFVDPKKDEIMIKEKNGSRKLSLNGILGEELDNSKKIEQPTFCGANEFYNNWLEEKVSSYIKNSSKV; this is encoded by the coding sequence TTGATTATAAGTGCAAGCAGAAGAACAGATATCCCAGCATTTTTTGGTGACTGGTTTATAAACAGAATAAAAGAAGGTTTTGCGATGTACCGAAACCCGATTCGACCATCTCAGGTTTTTGCAGTATCGCTATTGCCTGAGGATGTTGATGCTATAGTCTTCTGGACAAAAAATCCCAAAAACTTTTTGGACAAGCTAAAATACCTTGAAGATTATATATATTATTTTCAGTTTACAATTACACCCTATGGCAAAGATATAGAACCTAACATTCCTCAAAAGGATGAGGTTGTTCAAACTTTCATAGAACTTTCAAATTTGATAGGGAAAAAAAGAGTTATCTGGCGATATGACCCAATAATTATATCAGATAAGATGCCACTTGACTACCACAAGGAAGAGTTTGAAAAGCTCTGTGAAAAGCTGTCTTTATACACTCAAAAGTGCATAATTAGTTATGTAGATTTTTACAGCAAAGCAGAAGAAAATCTCAGTAAAATAAAAGCCAGAAAGCTTGAGGATAAAGAACTTTTAAACCTTTTTGATGAACTGGCAAGTATTGCAAGAAAATATAATCTTAGCATAGAGATGTGTGCAGAAGATATAGAAGCTTGTCATCTTGGAATTACAAAGGCACACTGTGTAGATGGAAAACTGATAAATGAACTGAGAAAAGAAAAAGGTTTTTGTGATGTAAGAGAATATAAGAAAGATAGCAATCAAAGAAAAGCGTGTGGATGTGTTCAGAGCATAGATATAGGAATATTTAACACTTGCAAACACTTTTGTACTTATTGTTATGCAAATTTTAGTAAAAACTCAATTTTGAAAAACATACAAAAATATGGTATAAATTCTCCACTTTTGTGCAGTTTTGTTGACCCCAAAAAAGATGAAATAATGATAAAAGAAAAGAATGGTTCAAGAAAACTTAGTCTAAATGGTATTTTGGGGGAAGAATTAGACAACAGTAAAAAAATAGAGCAGCCAACTTTCTGTGGGGCAAATGAATTTTATAATAACTGGCTTGAAGAAAAAGTATCAAGTTATATTAAAAATTCCAGTAAAGTGTAG
- the csx2 gene encoding TIGR02221 family CRISPR-associated protein, whose product MDVHKASNILISVIGKGRLKKDQTVGYEQTEYVFNPDKEKNNRYTASKTAFFGIALYEYLTNVECIQIDKFIIIGTDKSAWSELYQILPHYIQNSEDIAEMCLKVYEEEKKGISEQTLSEWESTLKKYVPSLKFYKIEPVELGKGIDILLEELEKDVDNNVIFDMTHAFRNIPIVFSYGIMLLKYLRKINKIRIFYGAHEMREYFSGLVDGQSPVIEISFIDKLVKMIEAMATFENSGYFVPILSQLGFGNREKTYFKLEMNRQPRREIEEMIKGLEDKLNTAEHVYEREIVEIMYEEFSEMNRQEKLFQRMYKRSQFFYERKQYLKALILLYEAIIVLCADVYNKNNMNYEGREKARKILKEIECKNVYFYPENNKLIKDPDEVEIIKELEYVRNAAVHGSSSIGNQNYLEDIESFKVLFNSALNVFEKMLQRRNQIKKG is encoded by the coding sequence GTGGATGTACACAAAGCCTCGAATATCCTAATTTCGGTAATAGGCAAAGGTCGACTTAAAAAGGACCAAACAGTAGGTTATGAACAAACTGAATACGTTTTTAATCCTGACAAAGAAAAGAATAATAGATATACAGCCTCAAAGACAGCTTTTTTTGGTATTGCATTATATGAATATCTTACGAATGTTGAATGTATTCAAATTGACAAGTTTATCATAATTGGAACTGATAAATCTGCATGGTCAGAACTTTACCAAATTCTCCCCCATTATATACAAAACTCAGAAGACATAGCAGAAATGTGCTTGAAAGTGTATGAAGAAGAAAAGAAAGGTATTTCAGAGCAAACGCTCTCAGAGTGGGAAAGTACTTTGAAAAAATACGTACCAAGCCTTAAGTTTTATAAAATAGAGCCAGTTGAGCTTGGTAAAGGCATTGACATACTTTTAGAAGAGCTTGAGAAAGATGTTGATAACAATGTGATCTTTGATATGACACATGCCTTTAGGAACATTCCTATTGTTTTTTCCTATGGTATAATGCTTTTGAAATATTTGAGAAAAATAAACAAGATAAGAATATTCTATGGTGCACATGAGATGAGAGAATACTTTTCAGGGCTTGTGGATGGACAATCTCCTGTAATTGAAATTTCTTTTATAGACAAACTGGTCAAAATGATTGAGGCGATGGCTACCTTTGAGAATTCTGGCTACTTTGTGCCCATTTTGAGTCAACTTGGTTTTGGCAACAGAGAGAAGACATATTTCAAGCTGGAGATGAACCGCCAGCCACGAAGAGAGATTGAAGAGATGATAAAAGGGCTTGAGGATAAACTAAATACAGCTGAGCATGTTTATGAAAGAGAAATAGTTGAGATAATGTACGAAGAATTTTCTGAAATGAACAGGCAAGAAAAACTCTTTCAGAGAATGTACAAAAGATCTCAGTTTTTCTATGAAAGAAAACAGTACCTCAAGGCTTTGATTCTTCTTTATGAAGCAATAATTGTTCTTTGTGCAGATGTATACAACAAAAATAATATGAATTATGAGGGGCGAGAAAAAGCAAGAAAAATATTAAAAGAGATAGAATGCAAAAATGTTTACTTCTACCCCGAAAACAATAAGCTCATAAAAGATCCAGACGAAGTAGAGATAATAAAAGAGTTAGAATATGTAAGAAATGCCGCAGTACATGGTTCATCATCAATAGGTAATCAAAACTATTTAGAAGATATAGAGTCGTTCAAAGTTCTATTTAACTCTGCATTAAATGTATTTGAAAAGATGTTACAAAGAAGAAACCAGATTAAAAAAGGTTAG
- a CDS encoding ATP-binding protein: protein MKRFINRSKELEFLEKQYREQNSSLVVIYGRRRIGKTALIKKFIQHKSAIYFLASEEPENQNIEYFKKAISNFLKNPLIERLSGVGWDDIFDVIVNSKIDKKIVIVFDEFQNLCKTNPAFASIVQRIWDEKLKNHNFMLILSGSLVGMMQEHALSYSSPLYGRRTGQIKLKQFSFKEAKEFFPEVPEHQFIWIYSIVGGVPKYLEMFKFEGDIYKAIEENILSRQSFLYEEPVFLLEKEVHEVGSYFSIIKSIALGNHKLSQIAQSLSVAQTKLTKYLNTLMDLDIVRREVPVTEEHPEKSKRGLYFINDNFIDFWFKFVYPYREQLELDNTKYVVENIKSKIVINHISFVYEEICRQILMDLIKTKEIDIKLDRVGKWWDSKSEIDIVGINKNTGHVVFGECKYSQSVVDIDVFFNLKKKAENVKVFPDQKELYILFSRMGFSERLLEFAKETKNLILIKFP from the coding sequence ATGAAAAGATTTATAAATCGCAGCAAAGAACTTGAGTTTTTAGAGAAACAGTATCGAGAGCAAAATTCATCGCTTGTTGTTATTTACGGAAGGAGGCGAATTGGCAAGACTGCACTTATTAAAAAATTTATTCAACACAAGTCCGCTATTTATTTTTTGGCTTCAGAAGAGCCAGAGAATCAAAACATAGAGTATTTTAAAAAAGCTATAAGCAATTTTTTAAAAAATCCTTTGATTGAAAGATTATCTGGTGTAGGTTGGGATGATATTTTTGATGTTATAGTAAATTCAAAAATTGATAAAAAAATAGTGATAGTATTTGATGAATTTCAAAACTTGTGCAAAACAAACCCAGCTTTTGCTTCAATTGTTCAAAGAATCTGGGATGAAAAGCTAAAAAACCACAATTTCATGCTTATTTTAAGTGGTTCTTTGGTGGGAATGATGCAAGAACATGCTCTTTCTTATTCAAGTCCTTTGTATGGCAGGAGGACAGGGCAAATAAAGCTAAAGCAGTTTTCTTTCAAAGAAGCAAAAGAATTTTTTCCTGAAGTGCCAGAGCACCAATTTATATGGATATATTCCATCGTTGGTGGTGTTCCAAAATATTTAGAGATGTTCAAGTTTGAAGGCGATATTTACAAGGCAATTGAAGAAAATATTCTAAGCAGACAGAGCTTCTTATATGAAGAGCCTGTATTTTTGCTTGAAAAGGAAGTTCATGAGGTAGGAAGCTATTTTTCGATAATTAAAAGCATTGCGCTTGGAAACCATAAACTCAGCCAAATTGCCCAAAGCCTTTCTGTAGCGCAAACAAAACTTACAAAGTATTTGAATACTTTGATGGACCTTGATATTGTAAGAAGGGAAGTTCCAGTAACAGAGGAGCATCCAGAAAAGAGCAAAAGAGGGTTATATTTTATAAACGATAATTTCATAGATTTCTGGTTTAAGTTTGTATATCCATACAGAGAACAGTTAGAACTTGACAATACTAAATATGTAGTTGAAAATATCAAGTCAAAAATTGTGATAAATCACATAAGTTTTGTTTATGAAGAAATTTGCAGGCAAATTTTAATGGATTTAATAAAAACAAAAGAGATTGATATTAAGTTAGACAGAGTAGGCAAGTGGTGGGATTCAAAGTCAGAGATTGATATAGTAGGAATTAATAAAAATACGGGACATGTTGTTTTTGGTGAATGCAAATATTCGCAAAGTGTGGTTGATATTGATGTATTTTTTAATTTAAAGAAAAAAGCAGAAAATGTAAAGGTATTTCCTGATCAAAAAGAGCTTTATATTCTCTTTAGCAGAATGGGATTTTCAGAAAGGCTTTTGGAGTTTGCAAAAGAGACAAAAAATTTGATATTGATAAAGTTTCCATAG
- a CDS encoding ATP-binding protein, which produces MGIGIATQRINYLNTNIMAQPHTYFVSKFPRKSDKERMTDAFGISEDMFKQTFKFKKGCWLLVSYDAIGLEAVPLPIYVQNANDAVLEFLRTL; this is translated from the coding sequence TTGGGGATAGGTATTGCAACCCAGAGGATTAATTACCTTAACACCAATATTATGGCACAGCCGCATACATACTTTGTCAGCAAGTTCCCGAGAAAGTCTGACAAGGAGAGAATGACAGATGCTTTTGGTATTAGTGAAGATATGTTCAAGCAGACATTCAAGTTCAAAAAAGGATGCTGGTTACTTGTAAGCTATGATGCAATTGGCTTGGAAGCAGTGCCGTTGCCTATCTATGTCCAAAATGCAAACGACGCTGTGCTTGAATTTCTGAGAACTCTTTAA
- a CDS encoding DUF3800 domain-containing protein, producing the protein MKKEKQPLIHIYCDESSQNKNRYMIIGGLWVLYENLEEIEESFEQYRIQHNMYSELKWGKVSQGKLDEYKKLVDIIFKFIGEKKMAYRCIVVDSSQMDNRKYNKGDEELGFYKMYYQLLLHYIYPNYRYIIYPDDRKNSYKYRLQSLQIILNRGLRKKHKIDIDIVRNIEARKSHEVDLIQATDILTGAIGFHWNDMDKKEDASPAKKELALYIAQKAGLETLKFCHRKDYSMHFHIWYCDFKKSKKIYKTK; encoded by the coding sequence ATGAAAAAAGAAAAACAACCTTTGATACACATCTATTGTGATGAAAGTTCACAAAATAAAAATAGATACATGATTATTGGTGGACTATGGGTTTTGTATGAGAATTTAGAAGAAATAGAAGAAAGTTTTGAGCAGTATAGAATACAACATAATATGTATAGTGAACTTAAATGGGGCAAAGTCTCTCAAGGAAAATTAGATGAATACAAAAAGCTTGTGGATATAATCTTCAAATTTATAGGAGAAAAGAAAATGGCTTATCGGTGTATAGTTGTAGATTCGTCGCAAATGGATAACAGAAAGTATAATAAAGGTGATGAAGAATTAGGTTTTTATAAAATGTATTATCAGCTGTTGTTACATTATATTTATCCTAATTACCGTTATATAATCTATCCAGATGACAGAAAAAACTCTTATAAATACAGACTACAAAGTTTACAAATTATACTCAACAGAGGACTTAGAAAAAAGCATAAAATAGATATAGATATAGTAAGAAATATTGAGGCGAGAAAATCTCATGAAGTAGACTTAATACAAGCTACTGATATTTTGACAGGTGCAATAGGTTTTCATTGGAATGACATGGATAAAAAAGAAGATGCAAGCCCAGCTAAAAAAGAATTAGCTTTGTATATAGCCCAAAAAGCTGGATTAGAAACTTTGAAATTTTGCCATAGAAAAGATTATAGTATGCACTTTCATATCTGGTATTGTGATTTCAAAAAATCAAAGAAGATATATAAAACGAAATAG
- a CDS encoding PP2C family protein-serine/threonine phosphatase, whose product MFKVFYFTNKGNLRDTNEDALLVSERIISSTNMEKCESIDIDGKNIFLAVADGIGGHTKGDLASKMVLEILKSYKDDIIEKKLSIEDAIKIARDELENYARTNPNSFGMGCTVAGVLIVGSKVQVFNVGDCRVYRLLGKRAIRLTKDHTVVEELISSGYITVDEAKTHSKKHALTSAVIADNYRTEVQIYRNETEIIDEDRFIICSDGFWDKFEKEMPEISSSDDFCIEFQKRFHLGNFNDNISFILVT is encoded by the coding sequence ATGTTTAAAGTTTTTTATTTTACAAATAAAGGAAATTTGAGAGATACAAACGAAGACGCCTTGTTAGTTTCTGAAAGAATTATAAGTAGTACAAATATGGAAAAATGTGAGAGTATAGATATTGATGGTAAAAATATTTTTCTTGCTGTTGCAGATGGTATAGGAGGACACACCAAAGGTGACTTAGCATCAAAGATGGTTTTAGAAATTTTGAAAAGTTATAAAGATGATATCATCGAAAAAAAGCTTTCTATTGAAGATGCAATTAAAATTGCAAGAGATGAATTAGAAAATTACGCGCGGACAAATCCAAACAGTTTTGGAATGGGATGCACAGTAGCTGGAGTCTTGATTGTTGGCAGCAAAGTTCAGGTTTTCAATGTAGGCGATTGCAGAGTGTATAGATTACTTGGAAAAAGAGCAATTAGATTAACAAAAGACCATACTGTGGTTGAAGAACTTATCTCAAGTGGCTACATAACTGTGGATGAGGCAAAGACTCATTCTAAAAAGCATGCTCTAACTTCTGCAGTAATAGCAGATAATTATCGAACAGAGGTCCAAATTTATAGAAATGAGACAGAAATTATTGATGAAGATAGATTCATCATCTGCAGCGATGGATTCTGGGATAAATTTGAGAAAGAAATGCCAGAAATTTCTTCTTCTGATGATTTTTGTATTGAATTTCAGAAAAGATTTCATCTTGGAAATTTCAATGACAATATTTCTTTTATTTTGGTAACATAA
- a CDS encoding FHA domain-containing protein: MERYKICPNCNWQNPPDEIICVKCMADIINVPVTEDNAVREAKKTEGIERNESFKKESCDDRTMVEVSKIILRGKDFVLEVFSGDVVGRHEKGKEYLGEYKTVSRRHARFFKQAGIWYVEDLNSTNGVYINGMKIKDKDVIKKGDRISLSLSLELTVDELQ; this comes from the coding sequence ATGGAGAGATATAAGATATGTCCGAACTGTAATTGGCAAAATCCCCCTGATGAAATAATATGCGTCAAATGCATGGCAGATATCATAAATGTGCCTGTAACTGAGGACAATGCAGTCAGAGAAGCTAAGAAGACTGAAGGGATAGAAAGAAATGAATCTTTTAAAAAAGAGTCTTGCGATGATAGAACAATGGTTGAAGTTTCCAAAATTATTTTGAGAGGGAAAGATTTTGTGTTAGAGGTTTTTAGTGGCGATGTGGTAGGCAGACATGAAAAAGGGAAAGAATATTTGGGGGAATATAAAACTGTTTCAAGAAGACATGCAAGATTTTTCAAACAGGCAGGTATCTGGTATGTTGAGGATTTAAATAGCACAAATGGAGTTTATATAAATGGCATGAAGATAAAGGATAAAGATGTAATCAAAAAGGGCGACAGAATATCTCTTTCGTTATCCTTAGAACTTACAGTAGATGAATTACAATAA
- a CDS encoding 4Fe-4S single cluster domain-containing protein, with translation MEELLVNIIHYPVYTLGPGKRVGIWLQGCSIRCKGCMSSHTWEFDKSRAIKIEQVANVLKSFGCKRLTISGGEPFDQHVPLLILLSSIRDFFDDILVYTGYTYEYLLNKHKDILKLIDAIVDSPFIKGLESELIWKGSENQRFFLFNKSLGNDYLLWIKKKKERVLQIINQKDKIVIIGIPYQKDAEVFINGEI, from the coding sequence ATGGAAGAGTTATTAGTTAATATTATACATTATCCTGTTTATACACTTGGACCTGGTAAAAGAGTTGGTATTTGGCTGCAGGGATGTTCAATAAGATGTAAAGGATGCATGTCTTCGCATACATGGGAATTTGATAAAAGCAGAGCAATTAAAATAGAACAGGTTGCTAATGTCCTGAAGAGTTTTGGTTGCAAAAGACTAACAATAAGTGGTGGAGAGCCATTTGACCAGCATGTACCACTGCTGATTCTTTTAAGTTCTATAAGAGACTTTTTTGATGACATTCTTGTTTATACTGGATACACATATGAATACCTTTTGAATAAACATAAAGATATCTTGAAACTAATAGATGCAATAGTAGATTCCCCTTTTATAAAAGGGCTTGAAAGTGAATTGATTTGGAAAGGCTCAGAAAATCAGCGATTTTTCCTTTTTAATAAGTCTTTGGGTAATGATTATTTACTCTGGATAAAAAAGAAAAAAGAAAGAGTTCTTCAGATTATTAATCAAAAAGATAAAATAGTTATAATAGGCATACCATACCAAAAAGATGCTGAGGTGTTCATAAATGGAGAGATATAA